The sequence below is a genomic window from Nicotiana tomentosiformis chromosome 6, ASM39032v3, whole genome shotgun sequence.
acataaaaatcaatatgatacctaaataatgatatgttctatgtaattttagattagcgaaataccacttcaaattcgaaaaacatataataaatcttgacatatgaatatgaaagaacaaagagatgattGACTTCAACAACACATAATAAGAAAGTGATACAAtctattatttaaagtaaataaaaatgaatacactttatagttctattaaatattatatccaatgagaggatctcaaatatttctagatatcttttaaataaaattctatataaagtcttatataaaaacttatatatttatatgtcggtttggttcggactTTTTTACtgaataccaaaccaaatcaaaccaaacctagtcggattttttaatcaATTTGATTTAACTTTTCGATTTGGTGTGGCTTTTCGATTCAGTTTTTACACCCCTAGTTCTACCTATTGAAATTCTAAAGTCACGCCAATAATTACTCATGGAAAAGACTACTTTGGAGAATCTTTTTTCCTTTCTGGAAAATAAAGAATCCCAAacgttaaaggaattgaagggcTAAAAAGATTTGGAAAGAATTAACCGttcaatttttattatatttcatttagAAATATCTTATATTACATGGTTTaaataagaaaagatttaataCACAAAAATTTAGTTGAAtttaaatttctaaatattagaaaaataattaaatggttatttctaaatataaaaaaataataatcaaatgGCTATTTTGTTTAATGTGAACTATacttttaaaggataaaaaaataAACGATATTTTGCTAAAagtcttcgtgcttttaatattatatatatatatatatatatatatatatatatatatatatatatgattttaaCGAGGCTAACTAATTCcggatttggttttggttttggtttaaatttaaaATGGGTCCACATGTGAAACATTATGCGAATTAGTCTAATTAGATTCGATGATTAGTAAATAAGAGTGTTaaagtgtcacacctccttttttcgcAGTGGGAtaggggataagggagttttttcaattaaagtgacattaatcgaaatggaattatttattaaaatcagagtcgccacttggaataagttatggtgtcccaagtcaccggtttatttttaatcccaaatcgaggaaatttgactctatttatggtctgcgaacacaaaagaccgggtaaggaattctgttaacccgggaaaaggtgtgaggcactcccgagttttgtggttttagcacggtcgctcaactattaataattggcctaattatctgatttaatacatgttttaaaacctagtgtgcatttttatcttctaaatcgcttttaattatttatgaaattatctctggaacaagtcacgatatcgtacacttgtcgttttggcacacgtcgcaaaccgcgccacatgaaatgcacacgcgattgacgacatgcttatttttattattgttagaagttgtggtcgggtcacatgaaatgcacacccgaatgggatttacgtatcgtgaccatgccacgggaaccgtacccatagtcatgataatttattaatcgGGCCTAAAGCAACTAGCGCGTGTTCATAAATTATTGTCCTAGGCTAATATGAGATTTGTGGTGGGGGGTCACAAATTATGAAAATCACTTGTGGGTAAGTGTACAAGTAttaattgattctaatttttgGACCTTTGCTGCATTGGAGTTCACTTGAAAGCCAGATTCACTATGCTAAAAACAATGACCTAAATTAATGAAAGAAATTGAGCCCCACACAAATGTCTTCTAGGCAAGCTTTCGggcttaaatatttttaaagacAGTAGCCCAATAACTCTGTTAACGCCTCTCTTAACATTTTTGCATTTCAACATCAAATACAAATCAGCAACAGTTACACAAAGTTCTAAATATCAACATATGAATAAACAACTTATATGGCTAGTTCATTAACTCAAACTCAATTTCGCAGAAAGCATTACACTATCAGCCATCGACGGAGATTATTTCTTTCAATTGTTCTTAGCATGCAACAAACAAACCTGTATACTTGCTCGAGTAACTCACATCAAGAATACAAACTGTACATATTGCAAATGGTTAGGCCTACATTATCAAGTCATTATAAGATAAAAATCCAGAAATTTCACAGCTTCTACAGTACCACAGGGACTAAACTGAATAATTCAAATGACTTGAATGGAATCTAAATTTGTGAGATATATTCTCTAACAACAAACAACCACATGAGTTCAAACGAAATGCAATCAAACCTCATAAATTCCTAAACATCAAACAGAGTTCcaattccttcaattctaatCAATAACTATCTGATAACTTGAACAATTAATGTAAGAATATTCGGCATTAAATATTGAACAAGAAAGAGAAGACAAGAAGAATTTGAGGCTTAGACAACTGGACCTAAAGTCAAACACGAATTCAACACGAACACATCAATTTTTATTCATAAACTCAAAATAGAAGAGAACATGCGAGGATTTACATACCTAACTGCAGAAATGCAACAGGAATGGACCGAGTAAAGATCTAAAGAAACTAGAGGATGAAGCTTGCACAGCAGAAACAGCACATCAACGATGAAACAACAGCGAGATCAACTTCAAAACCTTTTGCAAATCAGAAACGAGtatttagagctttaaaaattCTATTTCTTCTTGTTTTTCAGAAGCTTTTGTTTCTAGATTTCGAAACTTCTAATTTCGTTTTTAGTGCATCAAATGAGTGAAATGAGAGAGTGAATATGCGCCGATCAGTGAGAGAGTGAATGAGTACTATGTGTGTGAGTGTCTATGAATTCAGAGAGAGATGAGAAGAGAAAGCGTGCGTGAGAAATTTTAGAGCATTCTTCTAATTGGGGCGGCTAGGGTCTTTCTTTATTCTAAAGGGGGATCTGTTTTCTGCCCTCTTTTTGTGCCCTTTTTTCCACTCTATTTCTCACTATCTATCCTCCTATTTCCGTATCAATCCCCCTAAAGTGTGGATGAGTGCAAAATATATAGGTCTAGGTATAGGGATTAATTGGTGGCCAAGAAAAAGAGTGTGTATGGGCATGTGCATTTTTTGAGAGAGAGCATGTGAGTTTGTTGCAAAAGATAAGGAAGAATCTTGCCACATGGAAATGACTCATTGACTCTtgctttaattaatatattttttttagagtgtaaaataaaaatactagctaaatatttttaaatcaagaacatataatttttgtgatttttaattttcttaaataaaatctACTAAAAATGTAGCTAAGGTTAAAATAtatagattaaacttaaaattatttacaCACTAAAAAGTGTTAAAAAATCACAagtatggtaaaaaattaggtgctcacagctgcccctctttgcttgggaacatgaagagttttcaggcaaagacaaaagtgagccgtgtgactaatGGGATTGCCTTGGCAGCATGTATCCATGGCCTGCCCAACAATAAGTTGTAGGAGACAGccacatctagcacttggaactccatagCGAACTCAACTGGCCCTATTGACAATGCGAGCATTATATCACCGACGAAATCTTTCCCTCTTCCATTAAAGCCTCGAACACATACATTGTTCATGTGGATCCTATCAGTGCcgatcttcaacttttgcaaagtggacagagggcaGATATTTGCACTAGAACCATTATCAACCAATACCCTTGAGACAGCAGAATCCTCGCACTTCACTGTAAGATAAAGAGCTCGGTTGTGCTCCGTACCCTCCATATgaagttcatcatctgagaaagtgatcctgtttgcttcgaaaatcttgttagcaatcttttccaagtggtttaccgtgatcttatcaggaacatgggcctcatttaaaatcttcatcagggctttacggtgttcatctgaatgtatcagcaaagacaaaagagagatctgagctggtgttttccttaactgctctacaatggaatagtcttgcattttcatctttttcaggaactcttcagcctcttcttcggtgaccgGCTTCTTTACTGGGATGTGGCCATCCTAGAATGGCTTAGCTTTCCTCAGTTCTTCTGGGGTAAAACATCTCCCAGAACGAGTCAGTCCTCCAAtttcattgacttcttcctctacttctttccctttatATGTTACTATCACCTGTTTGTAATTCCACGGGATGACTTTTGTGTCAACCATTGGTAATTGGGTCAGTGGCTTAATAATAATAGGGGTAATACGATCCCCTTCTACGATTATGACAGGCTTTCCTAGGACCCCTGGTACGATCACTTTTTGCTTTTCCTGGTTCGCTTCAACATCAATTGGAGGCCCTTTCACAACCAATACAGATGGCTTCACGTTGAGCGTGCTTAGCTTCTCCGGCACCCCTTCAACTGTCAAGGGCATTGCTTTTGCAGAATCTGGAGCTTTAACTGGATTACTTTTGCTAGCCCGGatcatcatgacagacttggaagaattcttggcctccccatccttatgaactatctcaatcATATGTGCCTCTGCATGGGCCGgaaaaggattttggttgatgtttggtgCCTCCGGGTTCtggaccacaatttgatttgtatcaataagatcttggatcgccctcttcaaatgccaATACTTCTCCGTGTCGTGCCCTGGGGAATCAGAACAATATGCACATCTGAGGGAATAATCAAGGTTCCTTGGAGGTGGATTTGGTGTCTTTGGCTCAATCGGCCTTAAAACgtccaactgcctcaacctttgaaacaaactggtatatgactctccaagaggggtgaaggtttctttccgCTGCTGCCTCTCTTTTCTATAATCCGGCCTTGATCGAAAGCTTGGACCAGTAGGGTTTCGATATGGTTGTGGGGGTGGATaaggattttgtggagttggagcacGCCATTGCGGGTAAGGAGAGGGTTGCGCATATGACCGTGCatggtgaacatggtattggggtggtctgactgaatattgagggtcttgtggtaggaaataatgttgggatggattatatagagcttgggtgtaggcttgaggttggggtcgaggttgggtgtactggtgaggcgaaccccttgggccacgccctgatccagagacaaacatagcgacatcatctttcttctttttgcctaacaggcttccggtgccactttgaattgcTTGTATGGTTGCTTTTATGGcggagtagctcatgatcttgcttgacttgagtccctcttccaccattcTTCCCATCTTTACCGcatcgttgaaggacttacctatggctgagatcaaatggccaaagtaagtaggttctaaggcttgaagaaagtactcgaccatctcatcttcttccattggaggattgacccgtgcagcttgttctctccatctgaaaccatattccctaaagctctcactgggcttcttctctaccttggtcaaagataggcgatccgggataatgtctatattgtactgaaagtgccgagcaaaggcctgagccaagtcgtcccatgtgtaccacctgctagcgtcttggcgggtgtaccattcTAAAGCCGCCCCACTCAAACTCTGACTGAAATATGCCATTAATAATTCATCTTTCCCATAGGCGCCTCTCATCTTGCTGCAaaagcctctcaaatgggccacgagatctccatgtccatcgtacaggtcaaacttgggcatcttgaacccagcgggcagttggacatcagggaataagcataaatccttataagccacacttacttggcttcctatcccttgcatgttcttcaaagattgctctagactcttcactttcctgaatatctcatcctgcttcacgttccgggatggtttctcagTTTCAACGGGAGGTTCAAAGTGAGGGGTGTAGGAATAAGGATCCGTAACTTTGAAAGTTGGTTCCTGAGCATaatattgggtatctggagcttACGAAAATAGGAGCAGATGTCGGAGCCGGGTATGCggttgttttggctggtggagcatgGAAAGTTTGGGACGAGGTGCAGGGTAGTGGTGGAAAGGGGTAAAACCCGGTGCATGCTGAGGGGAAAGGTCAACGGTAGTGGGATTCTGGGTTGTGCCAGTGGTGGGATGAAAGCGGGATTTTCTGTGTAGTTAGCGGGAAATGAAGGTGGAGGATGCTCCATGATCCAGGCTTGATACATTTCAgccatttgatgcttcaacctgtggacctcctctttcaattcagactTTGATTCTACAATCTCCCTCGGCGGGTCAACAACACCCGTGTCTGACTCTTTGCTAGTCATGATTGTCTTGCGCTTTGATTTGGTATTATAggggtgacttgccaggatgccaacaaactaaccacctgAACAGAACCTGTCTTATTATGCACACACAATAACTTGGTCAGTTTTGAAGCATTTAACAGATAGGGaatcgcatattggggatgcaatgcacctgagtAGTTAAACGTTTCTAAATGCTTTGCGACGGCTTATGTGCTTCATTCCGGCTCTTTTCCCAAATTTCGAATCCTGATTTTTTCCTCTCTCCTCTTGCTGTGTTTCGCTCTTTTAATTctcattctttttttttcttttgtttggcccctcttttctttcttccctccttttattttcctcttctttctttttcctctAATTTCTTTTAAGACTATGATCGAATcttatggggattgcctacgtatcatgacgccgcatgaatcagatcattacgtagtttagtaaaataaatgcaaaatgaattttttttcaatatttcattaataaaagacatctttttggattttctattacaaggacttaaaagtagtgatgactacaaaagaaaaatctaCAGACTTGAAATAAAGCAATAAGCAGCCTTAACAAGGACGAACAAATCTCGAGGAAAGTAAAATACAGAATCTAAAACTaactaaaaaaaaatcaaaaatacataagagcctccactGGTACTTTGGGGGCTTGCGGGACATCAGCCGGTCTCCGCACGGGCCTAcgggcaatatcttcttgaaggtggtctaggtcaaccatcacctgtcgaacgaatgtcattacagaagcaaaaaacatagacttggtcatgtcttcacattcatggcatttcattacaacataatcagctatctctttaatcctcattctgatgaTACCCTTTTCTTGAAGCAAACGTCCAATCTGCTGGGCCCGAGTCTCTAACACTTGTGTATCTGTGTTATTTTGGTCTTGTAATTATTGCAGGCTTTCTTGTAGTTGGTAAATCAATgcatagcaatgctctctttctgtcttgaaatcctttatttgcttgaccatttcattttccagggcaaccagctttttctgtaaaattactacttctttgtcatatttctgcttcaactggtgGGCTAATCTACCATGTTCTTCTGCACTTTTGGCCAACTTTGCTTGTGCATTTAACAAGTCCTTTTCGGCCTTTGTCAAGTCAAAACCATAATCATGCACTTTCCGCCTTAGGttggttataattttctcatctctCTCACTTCTTACCGGTGTCTCGGCAGTTATTTTCATTCTCTGGATTTGGgctcgaagggcttcattttccctagccaacctcttcttttccccttcatcttcagctgcctgcaaactactatcaaatttgattttttcaatttgttcttCTAGTTTGTTTATAGTAGTCcggtattccttttctttagctaaccaaacccattgctctcgtgctccatcggtgaattgttggacatggggCCTTTTGACGAGCTGTTCTGGCTCTTGATCGACCCGACTTCTTTTACCATTCCATATGGCGTAGTTGGATCCTACTTCACCCATGGACAAATTTCGTACTTGAGTATGTGGTTCCAAGAACCTACATTGGTGCCAAATCTGACGAACCCTTTCTTCTGGAAATGTGGCTTTTGGGCATAGTTCAATAACCTGTGGACTCAAATCTTCGTCATAGGGGACTGTTTGGTATCTGCCCAATTGGCGTAGGACCCGATGCGGGGCATATGGCTGAATACTCCGAAGACCCATtaataaaagaaagcacactcTGGCGGACATGTAAATAACTTTATCGACCGGGAGCTAACCGAAAGTCCACTCAATTCGATTTGCATTTAAAGAACCCAAATACGCGAACCATGCCTCAGTACCTTTTGGAAACTCATGACCGTTTACTCGGTTTTCATATTCTTCGATGCAATTGAGTCCGGTCAGACCGTAGTTCATGTAACCTGGGCGATGACAAAGATGTTCTACTAACCACATTTGTAAAAGCAAGTTGCAACCCTCAAAAAACTTTGTCCCGGCTCGACAAGCGGTTAAAGCTCGGTAAATTTCTGCGAGAATCATCGGTATGATAGTGCCATTGGCCTTTTtgaccataaagtcggccactCCTGCGAGCCCCAATTCTATATATCTGtcactccttgggcatatcagagtgcctaaaaatgccaccacaaaGGTCAAACCCCTACGTGCTTCCCATTTGTCTTTATTTCCCTGATGATTCAAGCCAGTGTCTGGAGCCTCAAATCCGTGGGGGTCCCCATACCGGTTGTATAAGAAACGGAATGTGCAAAATTCTCCGGctaaattttcatctttaaccTACTGGCTAATACTCAAGaggtccaaaaacttatgaggggttacagttcttggtgctactggataaTGATGCCTTAGCTTCCCTTCGAAACCAGCATAACCTGCTATTTCCTCTAGTGTAGGGGTCAACTCGaaatcagagaagtggaaaacattgtgtgtcgggtcccaaaacggtatcaaagcttcgATTATATCAACCCTTGGTTTAATTTCCAGAAGGCCAGTGAGCCCACCTAAAGCCTTTGTCACAGAATGCTTGTTGACATCCCCCAGGTCGTTCCACCACATATGGAGTCCTAGTGGAATCTCGTCTACGACTCGAAAAGGTATATTTTCAACAGTGCTCATCCTGCACATTTTATTTAAGGCAACTGGTTAAAAACAagtgatttttgatttttgatttttatttttgaccCTAAAAGAAAGATTATTTGTGCAAAATAAAACTCAAACAACTCAAGGCCACCTTTGCAAATACGGCCCTTCAGCCCTTCGGAAATGAAGATTTTAAAGTTGTGCTTGCTAAGTggccaaaattaggaaaatagcCATAGGTGGCTATTCTGGTAAAACAAACTTCCTGCGTCCCGTCGGGACGTTTCTGGCTACTTGGACAGAAAGTGACATcccctaaatttatttatgacaaaatgatgcattttcatattttctggttatttttgcaaaaacGGGGCCGGACCCGttgagggttgcctacgtatctcacatccggtgagaatcaaacccgcgtagttcggtcaattttgatgcacagaaaaaatatgatttgttttgaaatgatcctctttttttttttttaaattttggcaGAGTAACGGAATTTTTGAATATCGAAATTATCAAAATCGGGCAtttttctatcctacctcactcttggtttttctttttctttttttcttaattttcttttcttactctagaagccggtcaacatacaagccaagcaAATTAATGCACAAGTAGTACGTAAAGAATGCATCAGGATGCTCTTTTGATTTTCGGGTGcacctatcctagacggacccaacccctgtgttgagtcccctaagtcaaatgcacgtgatgcaagcaaacgtgcctactagggatccggtatgaggctgtgttattctaagttttaaatcctgggtgtattgttctagacctggcttacccgagcggacaactcaaGCCAAGgaggggcagcgtaccgggaatacagaagcttcatcggctttgcaacttgtccgaacctcgttctaaaattaggatatgactctaacagaaaagaagccacgcgaagcgcacgctccccagaagatttagaagactcagagagaaggagGGTTTCGTAGcaatttatatacagttcaaacaatatcaaagcggtaaaaagcggcatttagcacattaggctcaaacacgtaaaaatcagataatagaaaaaaataaagtataacagttattctaagctcgaattctgaaccctgaaccagaagttctgggttctgttccccagtagagtcgccagagctgtcacacctccttttttcgcAGTGGGAtaggggataagggagtttttccaattaaagtgacattaatcgaaatggaattatttattaaaatcagagtcgccacttggaataagttatggtgtcccaagtcaccggtttatttttaatcccaaatcgaggaaatttgac
It includes:
- the LOC138894290 gene encoding uncharacterized protein, whose protein sequence is MEGTEHNRALYLTVKCEDSAVSRVLVDNGSSANICPLSTLQKLKIGTDRIHMNNVCVRGFNGRGKDFVGDIMLALSIGPVEFAMEFQVLDVAVSYNLLLGRPWIHAAKAIPLVTRLTFVFA